A window of the Osmia lignaria lignaria isolate PbOS001 chromosome 2, iyOsmLign1, whole genome shotgun sequence genome harbors these coding sequences:
- the Gclm gene encoding glutamate-cysteine ligase modifier subunit: protein MLSQNVLVRTGNILSLNEAKTKASQNSTDELIEILKIVLRDNKGSGENPVIIQGVEDNSLKDINREDVKITVKVFLSSPDVNLLKEAIDQVCNALNISAIESLVIAYSDKESPEELLTSLKHLWTGVEEYVKIGKLSSVGLSDISTNVFIDLFQWATIKPNIVQISLATCCVVPPALQAFTKENDVQLLTHNDPGQILPEEDLNELFNAETSLYWVTRYQIHLKCRGILSSKGYLVYVNKTII from the exons ATGCTGTCGCAAAACGTATTAGTACGCACTGGAAATATACTTTCCTTGAATGAGGCAAAAACAAAAGCAAGTCAAAATTCCACAGACGAG TTAATAGAAATATTGAAGATTGTGCTTCGAGACAATAAAGGTAGTGGTGAAAATCCAGTGATT ATTCAAGGAGTTGAAGATAAttctttaaaagatattaatagaGAAGATGTTAAAATAACTGTAAAAGTATTTCTTTCTTCACCTGatgtaaatttattaaaagaagCAATAGATCAAG TTTGCAATGCTCTAAATATAAGTGCAATTGAGTCTTTGGTGATTGCATATTCAGACAAAGAAAGTCCTGAAGAATTATTAACATCTTTGAAACATTTATGGACTGGAGTAGAAGAATATGTTAAAATTGGTAAATTGTCAAGTGTTGGCCTAAGTGATATCAGTACAAATGTATTTATTGATCTATTTCAATGGGCAACT ATAAAGCCAAATATTGTACAAATTAGTTTAGCCACATGTTGTGTTGTACCACCAGCTCTGCAGGCATTTACTAAAGAAAATGATGTTCAATTATTAACCCACAATGATCCTGGAC AAATTCTTCCAGAAGAAGATTTAAATGAACTATTCAATGCTGAAACAAGTTTGTATTGGGTGACAAGATATCAGATACATTTAAAATGTCGTGGTATTTTATCTTCAAAGGGTTATCTGGTATATGTTAATAAGACAATAATTTAA
- the LOC117605783 gene encoding ornithine decarboxylase 1 isoform X1: MKVTNLDERIHVLDNESNVMTVIKDIALSGLQEEAFYVLDIGDIVRKHQIWKEKMPRVSPYYAVKCNDNLVVIEVLAALGIGFDCASKSEINKVLSVGVDSSRIIFANPAKPASHIRHAATVGVDVMTVDNESELHKIKKLHPDAKIVIRIRCDAEVAQCQLGMKFGCDPIYEAPNLLRLSRVLGLNVIGISFHVGSGCQDPPVFHRAIRHSKSLFDLATDLGFKPYLLDIGGGYPGNKGSSIDKIADVVNKALVEYFDNDAVHVIAEPGRFYVASAFTLATSIHSKRSVRGDENSPNVITHNMYYINDGVYGSFNCLLYDHQHVTPIPLKKGCGKMIPSSIWGPTCDGLDQVVENVLLHEMDLGDWIIFENMGAYTLPVASPFNGFPVPKVHIVADENICVTFRRFLLKGALPLTEDHFVIGNTPANLRLGLDIGGTDTNAWHNPTIELTSAEILAGSANSRSSFIYDYVEVDPLN; this comes from the exons ATGAAGGTAACAAATCTAGATGAACGTATCCATGTCTTGGACAATGAGTCAAACGTTATGACTGTCATCAAAGATATTGCATTGAGTggattacaagaagaagcatttTATGTACTCGATATCGGTGATATTGTTCGTAAACATCAAATTTGGAAAGAAAAAATGCCACGCGTTAGTCCATACTATG CCGTAAAATGTAACGATAACTTAGTGGTAATCGAGGTATTAGCTGCTCTTGGTATCGGTTTCGATTGCGCATCAAAA TCAGAAATCAATAAAGTCTTAAGTGTTGGAGTAGACTCGTCAAGAATCATTTTCGCCAATCCAGCTAAGCCAGCATCGCATATTCGTCATGCTGCTACTGTTGGTGTAGATGTAATGACAGTTGACAATGAAAGCGAATTGCATAAGATTAAGAAACTCCATCCTGATGCTAag ATTGTGATTAGAATCCGTTGCGATGCCGAAGTAGCTCAATGCCAATTGGGCATGAAATTTGGTTGTGACCCAATATACGAAGCACCTAATCTTCTGCGTCTTTCACGTGTATTAGGACTCAATGTTATTGGTATCAGCTTCCATGTTGGATCTGGTTGTCAGGATCCACCCGTATTTCATCGAGCTATACGTCATTCTAAATCATTATTTGACTTAGCCACGGATCTTGGTTTCAAACCATATTTGTTAGATATTGGCGGTGGCTATCCTGGAAACAAAGGAAGCAGCATTGATAAAATTGCTGACGTTGTTAACAAAGCGCTTGTCGAGTATTTCGACA atGATGCCGTTCATGTTATCGCCGAACCCGGTCGCTTTTATGTTGCATCTGCATTTACACTCGCAACCAGTATTCATAGTAAACGTTCCGTACGTGGCGATGAAAATTCACCAAATGTAATCACTCATAACATGTATTATATCAATGATGGCGTTTATGGCTCCTTCAATTGTCTACTCTATGATCATCAACATGTAACTCCTATACCTCTAAAG AAAGGTTGTGGAAAAATGATTCCCTCAAGTATTTGGGGACCAACATGTGACGGTTTGGATCAAGTCGTGGAAAATGTTTTATTGCATGAAATGGATCTTGGTGATTggataatatttgaaaatatggGCGCGTACACGTTACCAGTCGCTTCTCCATTTAACGGATTTCCTGTACCCAAAGTGCATATCGTTGCTGATGAAAACATTTG CGTTACGTTTCGCAGGTTTTTGTTAAAAGGTGCTTTGCCCTTGACCGAAGATCACTTTGTCATTGGTAATACACCAGCTAATTTGCGACTTGGTCTAGATATTGGAGGAACTGATACAAACGCATGGCACAATCCAACCATTGAATTGACATCGGCCGAAATTTTGGCTGGTTCTGCTAATTCTCGATCATCATTCATTTATGATTACGTTGAGGTTGATCCATTAAATTAA
- the LOC117605781 gene encoding transmembrane protein 14 homolog, which yields MPVDVYGYVYAATVAAGGILGYVKAHSIPSLSAGLLFGSVLGYGAYQTSQDPTNIKLSVATSLVLGGIMAYRYQATGKLMPAGIIAVCSALMVVRNIVKYYGTSMKVQ from the exons atgccTGTTGATGTGTATGGATATGTTTATGCTGCTACAGTAGCAGCTGGTGGTATACTCGGTTATGTAAAAGCAC ATTCGATTCCTTCTCTGAGTGCTGGGCTTCTCTTTGGATCTGTTTTGGGCTACGGAGCATACCAAACCTCGCAAGATCCCACTAACATTAAACTCTCTGTGGCAACAAGCTTAGTTCTTGGTGGAATAATGGCTTATCGTTATCAAGCCACTGGTAAATTGATGCCAGCTGGAATAATAGCTGTGTGCAG tgCTTTAATGGTGGtcagaaatattgtaaaatattatggAACATCTATGAAagtacaataa
- the LOC117605783 gene encoding ornithine decarboxylase 1 isoform X2 has translation MKVTNLDERIHVLDNESNVMTVIKDIALSGLQEEAFYVLDIGDIVRKHQIWKEKMPRVSPYYAVKCNDNLVVIEVLAALGIGFDCASKSEINKVLSVGVDSSRIIFANPAKPASHIRHAATVGVDVMTVDNESELHKIKKLHPDAKIVIRIRCDAEVAQCQLGMKFGCDPIYEAPNLLRLSRVLGLNVIGISFHVGSGCQDPPVFHRAIRHSKSLFDLATDLGFKPYLLDIGGGYPGNKGSSIDKIADVVNKALVEYFDNDAVHVIAEPGRFYVASAFTLATSIHSKRSVRGDENSPNVITHNMYYINDGVYGSFNCLLYDHQHVTPIPLKKGCGKMIPSSIWGPTCDGLDQVVENVLLHEMDLGDWIIFENMGAYTLPVASPFNGFPVPKVHIVADENIWFLLKGALPLTEDHFVIGNTPANLRLGLDIGGTDTNAWHNPTIELTSAEILAGSANSRSSFIYDYVEVDPLN, from the exons ATGAAGGTAACAAATCTAGATGAACGTATCCATGTCTTGGACAATGAGTCAAACGTTATGACTGTCATCAAAGATATTGCATTGAGTggattacaagaagaagcatttTATGTACTCGATATCGGTGATATTGTTCGTAAACATCAAATTTGGAAAGAAAAAATGCCACGCGTTAGTCCATACTATG CCGTAAAATGTAACGATAACTTAGTGGTAATCGAGGTATTAGCTGCTCTTGGTATCGGTTTCGATTGCGCATCAAAA TCAGAAATCAATAAAGTCTTAAGTGTTGGAGTAGACTCGTCAAGAATCATTTTCGCCAATCCAGCTAAGCCAGCATCGCATATTCGTCATGCTGCTACTGTTGGTGTAGATGTAATGACAGTTGACAATGAAAGCGAATTGCATAAGATTAAGAAACTCCATCCTGATGCTAag ATTGTGATTAGAATCCGTTGCGATGCCGAAGTAGCTCAATGCCAATTGGGCATGAAATTTGGTTGTGACCCAATATACGAAGCACCTAATCTTCTGCGTCTTTCACGTGTATTAGGACTCAATGTTATTGGTATCAGCTTCCATGTTGGATCTGGTTGTCAGGATCCACCCGTATTTCATCGAGCTATACGTCATTCTAAATCATTATTTGACTTAGCCACGGATCTTGGTTTCAAACCATATTTGTTAGATATTGGCGGTGGCTATCCTGGAAACAAAGGAAGCAGCATTGATAAAATTGCTGACGTTGTTAACAAAGCGCTTGTCGAGTATTTCGACA atGATGCCGTTCATGTTATCGCCGAACCCGGTCGCTTTTATGTTGCATCTGCATTTACACTCGCAACCAGTATTCATAGTAAACGTTCCGTACGTGGCGATGAAAATTCACCAAATGTAATCACTCATAACATGTATTATATCAATGATGGCGTTTATGGCTCCTTCAATTGTCTACTCTATGATCATCAACATGTAACTCCTATACCTCTAAAG AAAGGTTGTGGAAAAATGATTCCCTCAAGTATTTGGGGACCAACATGTGACGGTTTGGATCAAGTCGTGGAAAATGTTTTATTGCATGAAATGGATCTTGGTGATTggataatatttgaaaatatggGCGCGTACACGTTACCAGTCGCTTCTCCATTTAACGGATTTCCTGTACCCAAAGTGCATATCGTTGCTGATGAAAACATTTG GTTTTTGTTAAAAGGTGCTTTGCCCTTGACCGAAGATCACTTTGTCATTGGTAATACACCAGCTAATTTGCGACTTGGTCTAGATATTGGAGGAACTGATACAAACGCATGGCACAATCCAACCATTGAATTGACATCGGCCGAAATTTTGGCTGGTTCTGCTAATTCTCGATCATCATTCATTTATGATTACGTTGAGGTTGATCCATTAAATTAA